Proteins from one Candidatus Planktophila sp. genomic window:
- the rplK gene encoding 50S ribosomal protein L11, which translates to MAPKKKATGFIKLQIQAGSATPAPPVGPALGQHGVNIMEFVKAYNAATEAQKGQIIPVEITVYEDRSFTFVLKTPPASRLILKAAGVEKGSAVPHKTKVANITMAQVAEIAKVKMDDLNANDIDAASRIIAGTARSMGITTNG; encoded by the coding sequence ATGGCACCAAAGAAGAAGGCAACCGGCTTTATCAAGTTGCAGATCCAAGCTGGCTCGGCAACACCTGCTCCACCAGTGGGTCCTGCCCTTGGCCAGCATGGTGTCAACATTATGGAGTTCGTTAAGGCATACAACGCTGCAACTGAAGCTCAAAAGGGTCAGATCATTCCAGTAGAGATCACTGTCTACGAAGATCGCTCATTCACTTTCGTCCTTAAGACACCTCCAGCATCACGTCTTATTTTGAAGGCCGCTGGCGTTGAAAAGGGCTCTGCAGTTCCACACAAGACCAAGGTCGCTAACATCACCATGGCTCAAGTTGCTGAAATCGCAAAGGTAAAGATGGATGACTTAAATGCAAATGACATCGATGCCGCATCACGCATAATCGCTGGCACTGCACGTTCAATGGGAATAACAACGAACGGATAA
- a CDS encoding cation:proton antiporter, with the protein MASIVETAPLVLDVGVVLTVAATMGFLARKIGLPSVMGYLLTGLVVSPFTPGFVADNNQLALLADIGVVLLLFEVGIEIDLRRISREQKALLWGVPAQVAIGLLIGTPVFLWLGIPALGALLLALSVAMSSSVVIVNITRSPRRTTDTPTEDALLGWSVVQDVVGVTSAAVILALFGAGDKPLPVAIGGLFGFAFIAMVASKMLPKLLRIVRWERDLFLIYSVSIGLVLAAMGTVVFGIPMALAGFVAGLAINQSRDTDEVRKAILPFRDLFAVLFFVVIGSLIEPGQISKAWPFALLLLVMMVVLKSLPTALLSKLGKMNVRRLQFAIGISQIGEFSFVLGSLAYSQEALTQSQYTGVLLAVVLSIMGSTLLARRVPA; encoded by the coding sequence ATGGCATCAATTGTTGAAACCGCACCTCTAGTACTCGATGTTGGTGTTGTCTTAACTGTCGCAGCGACCATGGGTTTCCTCGCCCGAAAAATTGGCTTGCCATCGGTAATGGGTTACCTACTTACAGGTTTAGTTGTTTCCCCTTTCACACCAGGATTTGTTGCTGATAACAATCAACTCGCACTACTTGCAGATATCGGTGTCGTCTTACTGTTGTTTGAAGTTGGAATCGAAATTGATCTTCGCCGAATTAGTAGAGAACAGAAAGCTCTACTCTGGGGGGTGCCTGCACAGGTTGCGATTGGTTTATTAATCGGTACACCAGTATTCCTCTGGTTGGGGATTCCTGCACTTGGCGCTCTACTCTTAGCTCTCTCTGTTGCAATGTCATCAAGTGTTGTCATCGTAAATATAACTAGGAGTCCTCGACGTACAACGGATACCCCAACTGAAGATGCATTATTAGGGTGGTCCGTTGTCCAAGATGTTGTAGGTGTTACTTCTGCAGCGGTGATCCTGGCTCTATTTGGTGCCGGCGATAAACCCTTGCCCGTAGCAATTGGTGGGTTATTTGGTTTTGCCTTTATTGCAATGGTTGCTTCAAAAATGCTCCCAAAGCTTTTACGAATTGTGCGCTGGGAGAGAGATTTATTTCTCATTTATTCAGTCTCAATTGGATTGGTGCTTGCAGCAATGGGAACTGTTGTGTTTGGAATCCCAATGGCACTTGCAGGATTCGTTGCAGGTCTTGCAATTAACCAAAGCAGAGATACAGATGAGGTAAGAAAGGCAATCTTGCCTTTCCGCGATTTATTTGCAGTTTTATTTTTTGTAGTTATTGGTTCTTTAATTGAACCAGGACAAATTAGTAAAGCTTGGCCATTTGCGTTGCTGCTTCTTGTAATGATGGTGGTTCTTAAATCTCTACCAACTGCTTTGCTCTCAAAGTTGGGCAAGATGAATGTAAGGCGCCTGCAATTTGCGATTGGCATTAGCCAGATTGGGGAGTTCTCATTTGTGTTGGGCTCATTGGCGTATTCCCAGGAGGCTCTTACTCAATCTCAATACACCGGCGTCCTATTGGCGGTCGTGTTATCCATTATGGGATCAACCCTGTTGGCACGCAGGGTCCCCGCATAA
- the rplA gene encoding 50S ribosomal protein L1, whose product MKRSKKYNEAAAKVIKDHLYTPLEAVTLAKETTTVKYNASIEVALVLGVDPKKADQAIRSTVNLPHGTGKTARVLVFANGDKADAARAAGADIVGGDELIEEVAKGRLDYDAVVATPDLMGKVGRLGKVLGPRGLMPNPKTGTVTTDVAKAVTDIKGGKIEFRVDKNSNLHFLIGKASFTAEQLAENYAAAMEEVLRAKPNSSKGRYIQKAVISTTMGPGIAVDPNLVREPASN is encoded by the coding sequence ATGAAGCGTTCAAAGAAATACAACGAGGCTGCGGCTAAGGTAATTAAAGATCACCTTTACACCCCACTCGAAGCTGTAACACTTGCAAAGGAAACAACAACGGTTAAGTACAATGCATCTATTGAAGTTGCGTTGGTTCTTGGCGTTGACCCAAAGAAGGCCGATCAAGCGATTCGCTCAACGGTTAACTTGCCACATGGCACAGGAAAGACTGCACGCGTTTTAGTTTTTGCTAATGGCGATAAGGCCGATGCTGCTCGCGCAGCAGGTGCTGACATTGTTGGCGGCGACGAATTAATCGAAGAGGTCGCAAAGGGTCGCCTTGATTACGATGCAGTAGTTGCAACACCAGATCTCATGGGAAAGGTCGGTCGCCTTGGAAAGGTGCTTGGACCACGTGGCTTGATGCCAAACCCAAAGACCGGAACAGTTACAACCGATGTTGCAAAAGCAGTTACAGATATCAAGGGCGGAAAGATTGAGTTCCGCGTTGATAAAAACTCAAACCTTCACTTCCTTATTGGTAAGGCATCATTTACCGCCGAGCAGCTTGCAGAAAACTACGCAGCTGCTATGGAAGAAGTTCTGCGAGCAAAGCCAAACTCTTCAAAGGGTCGCTATATTCAAAAGGCAGTTATCTCAACAACGATGGGACCTGGAATCGCAGTGGACCCAAACCTCGTTCGCGAGCCTGCATCTAATTAA